The Chroicocephalus ridibundus chromosome 2, bChrRid1.1, whole genome shotgun sequence genome includes a region encoding these proteins:
- the GOLGA4 gene encoding golgin subfamily A member 4 isoform X2 translates to MFKKLKQKISEEQTPPRGAGGRSAPLPPQVPPKSPPPTGNRSRTSSFTDQNDEGTLTPDKELLAGMIAEPAFLSEYTIFALDPTKQPKPQSDGVNLTKPLPKSTENNGSEPVSPQLNDAQSFAQRLQLRVPSMESLFRSPVKESLFRSSSKESLVRTSSRDSLNRLDLDASGPTFDPPSDIESETEEPPGNMDSLSKEQLLQRLRRMERSLGNYRGKYSELVSAYQVIQREKKKLQGILSQSQDKALRRIGELREELQMDQQAKKHLQEEFDASLEEKDQLISVLQTQVSLLKQRLQNGQISTELPDPNTQSEPQVLSPSKEIGTENTVESGSNEGNEDSVKTLETLNQRVKRQENLLQRCKEMIRSHKERCAQLTNEKEALQEQLEERLQELEKMKDLHMAEKTKLITQLRDAKNLIEQLEQDKGMVIAETKRQMHETLEMKEEEIAQLRARIKQITTKGEELKEQKEKSERAAFEELERALSIAQKTEEARKKLQAEMDEKIKAVEKASEEERVNLQRELTRVKQEVVEIMKKSSEERVAELEKFHKKEMATKDQELNERLQAQEKAFQEKMKAALEKNQSECLKTLQEQEQQESLALEELELQKKAIQSECDKKVQKMHQEVETFRTRILELESSLAKYSQDDRKQSEELSTLMESEKKQHNKEINDIVEKHKKELENMKQQQEELWTEKLQMLKQQQVTEIEKMREKQEQEIDTILKEKETVFRAHIEEMNEKTLEKLDVKQTELEALSSELSEALKIRHDLEQELSELNSKMCEAKKELEGKLEEETKRHNEQIEMMLKEHEMSIQGVEKVHKEELNKLKQSLEEKDRHLEELKAHEEKLKESAERSEAELSQVSAKLEELSESHQSTSSEQAKIYEEELAKLQQKLTDLEGEKLQLSEQLERTESQLNEVKNELEAYVSQVHELKQRLQEESNENTQKVTSVTQQYECQLKDIQREAEETKRSLTDKENEIEHMKKLQNKQVEELKQQLLAGEERISALQGEYESKLKRQENKMEKIKQKSKDMQEAFKKKLAEQEAKLKKELENKQLEFSQKESEFNAKMLEMAHASSAGINDAVSKLESNQKEQLESLAEAHRRQLEEITQSWEKKLNQQVEELQEKHEMELQEKEQEVGDLKQKLATFSAEKEDSRTEITRLKEEQVKREESLKELQEQLKQSVAKVNALSDTESDLKTQLKKLESDLNQSLKEQSELQEQVSKQKAVEENDKAKITELADMLKTLEEKLQTVQSSQNKDHENYKKKIEAIQLKEIEFKKRSEELEAQLDAYWKNAEALLQTKNNELIEKCNEKIAIVTCKIADCERRTAKVKEAVIIKVSKIPELEAQLREITEHHSAASTSLQKSMQQLQEKDDLIMSMRADIEGLVTEKEQLQKEGGHQQQAASEKETCITQLRKELSENINAVTSMKEELQEKESEISALNKTIDDLNVRLESTISLTEKEAAMSLLSKQHQEDRLQLLNQVQELSSRVEVLSQEKASALEQVDHCTAKLSEWKTKAQTRFTQNHDTIKDLQSKLELSNTEANKKDEELNKLKEQLAKQSKNLDSLRSELEQKQNRREKQESELSAKLKNQAARIAELEEHVAQKTSENDSLMEELKKYNEQKDTEQKEIAWQLQQAEKVAFEKDNRFKEAEEKALNLERQIDSLKAEFEAKEKEFDQMKSAMLKSKEKELKELEERLNAENSTKLADLKKKAEQKIGSIKKQLMSQMEEKEQEYKQDRENQLRDLEQKLQEREAKIESLEEKIKSTRDSTELEKEMLQKVESVKAAVEQEKNKMLESVQQTYEKKIHVLQKGLTEKDELLHKYEKEQQESNDTHLELQNKQEELLKKLECVEKSHQEEQSRTESLRKELEEQTKKYSLLADEHARCGDDLASSREELKAKERKHLDMENVIGDFQKKLQEKEAVSQSLEQKIKELENNLLKEKEAHKTEMEDRSLRYEEKLKSLQQQLDEKNDSLKAFEENAEEKAKSGSELQNLLGDMQNQQKDLQAKLEETEREKQKLRKEVSNLQKDLRTLRKEHQQELDIVKKESLEEMEQKIRCEQEDLELKHSSALKQLMREFNTQLAQKESELEAAVKEAISKAQEVETELIENHHIETTQLHKKIAEKDDDLKRTVKKYEEILEAREEEMTAKVQELQAQLEDLQKEYKQRMAEEEHWNSEKVTITELQAQLAQKTTLVNDSKLKEQEFREQIHVLEDRLKNYEKNMYVTSVGTPYRDGNLHHTDVSLFGEPTEFEYLRKVLFEYMMGRETKTMAKVITTVLKFPADQTQKILEREDARPLSWLRPS, encoded by the exons CTGCTAGCCGGGATGATAGCAGAacctgcttttctctctgagtATACTATCTTTGCTTTGGATCCCACCAAACAACCTAAGCCACAGAGTGACGGTGTG aaCTTGACTAAACCACTTCCCAAATCCACAGAAAACAATGGAAGTGAACCAGTCTCCCCGCAG CTGAATGACGCTCAGTCTTTTgcccagaggctccagctccgAGTTCCCTCCATGGAGTCTTTGTTCCGAAGCCCAGTAAAAGAGTCCCTGTTCCGCTCTTCTTCTAAGGAGTCCCTGGTACGAACTTCTTCAAGAGACTCATTGAATCGACTGGACTTGGATGCATCCGGTCCCACCTTTGATCCACCATCCGACATTGAAAGTGAAACAGAAGAGCCTCCGGGAAATATGGACAGCCTCAGCAAAGAGCAGTTGCTGCAACGGCTGCGCAGAATGGAGCGCAGTTTAGGCAACTATAGGGGAAAATACTCAGAG CTAGTGTCTGCTTATCAAGTTATCCAGCGGGAGAAGAAGAAGCTACAG ggCATTCTGAGTCAAAGTCAGGATAAAGCACTTCGCAGAATTGGAGAACTGAGAGAG GAGCTCCAGATGGATCAACAAGCTAAGAAACATCTCCAAGAGGAATTTGATGCTTCCTTAGAAGAAAAGGATCAACTTATCAGTGTCCTGCAAACTCAG GTATCGTTGCTGAAGCAGAGGTTACAGAATGGTCAGATAAGCACTGAATTGCCTGATCCAAATACCCAATCTGAACCACAAGTTCTAAGTCCATCAAAAGAAATCGGTACAGAAAATACTGTGGAATCAGGAAGCAATG AGGGTAATGAAGATTCTGTTAAAACACTGGAAACTCTTAATCAGAGAGTGAAGCGCCAGGAGAACTTGCTGCAACGTTGTAAGGAGATGATTCGGTCACATAAGGAGCGCTGCGCCCAATTAACCAACGAGAAAGAGGCGCTTCAAGAACAGTTAGAAGAGAGGCTTCAGGAACTGGAGAAAATGAAG GACCTTCATATGGCTGAGAAGACTAAACTGATCACACAGCTGCGGGATGCAAAGAATCTGATTGAGCAGCTAGAACAAGacaag GGCATGGTAATTGCAGAGACAAAGCGACAAATGCATGAAACATTAGaaatgaaggaggaggagatagCCCAACTGCGTGCTCGGATCAAACAAATAACTACAAAAGGCGAGGaattaaaagaacagaaagaaaaatctgaaagagcTG cttttgAAGAGCTTGAGAGGGCTCTGAGTATTGCCCAAAAGACAGAGGAAGCCCGGAAAAAACTGCAGGCAGAAATGGATGAGAAAATCAAAGCAGTAGAAAAGGCAAGTGAGGAAGAGAGGGTAAATCTTCAACGGGAGTTAACCAGAGTGAAACAAGAGGTGGTTGAGATTATGAAG AAGTCTTCAGAGGAACGTGTTGCTGAACTAGAAAAATTCCATAAAAAAGAAATGGCTACCAAAGATCAGGAGCTAAATGAGAGATTACAAGCCCAAGAAAAAGCATTCCAGGAGAAGATGAAGGCAGCTCTT gaaaaaaatcagagtgaGTGTTTAAAAACCCTTCAAGAACAAGAGCAGCAAGAATCCCTAGCCTTAGAAGAATTAGAGCTGCAGAAGAAAGCGATACAATCAGAGTGTGACAAGAAAGTTCAGAAGATGCATCAAGAAGTAGAGACTTTTAGAACT AGGATTCTTGAACTGGAAAGCTCTCTTGCAAAGTATTCACAAGACGACAGGAAGCAATCAGAGGAATTAAGTACTCTGATGGAgtctgaaaaaaagcagcacaataaGGAAATCAATGATATAGTtgaaaaacacaagaaagaatTGGAGAAcatgaaacagcagcaggaagagcttTGGACAGAAAAACTTCAAATGTTAAAGCAACAACAAGTAACCGAAAtagaaaaaatgagagagaaacagGAACAAGAGATAGATacaattttgaaagagaaagaaacagttttCCGTGCACACATAGAAGAGATGAATgaaaaaacattagaaaaactTGATGTGAAACAAACAGAATTAGAAGCACTGTCTTCTGAGCTGTCGGAAGCACTAAAAATACGTCACGATTTAGAGCAAGAGCTCTCAGAATTGAATAGTAAAATGtgtgaagcaaagaaagaattgGAAGGCAAGTTGGAAGAAGAGACAAAACGGCACAATGAACAGATTGAAATGATGTTAAAAGAACACGAAATGTCTATTCAAGGTGTTGAGAAGGTACACAAAGAAGAACTCAACAAACTCAAGCAGTCATTGGAGGAGAAGGACAGACATCTGGAGGAACTAAaagcacatgaagaaaaactAAAGGAATCTGCAGAAAGATCTGAAGCTGAACTTTCTCAAGTGTCTGCAAAGCTAGAGGAGCTTTCAGAGTCTCATCAGAGTACTTCTAGTGAGCAGGCAAAGATTTATGAAGAGGAATtagcaaagctgcagcaaaaaCTGACAGATCTTGAAGGTGAAAAATTGCAACTTAGTGAGCAGCTAGAAAGAACTGAATCCCAGCTGAATGAAGTCAAGAATGAGTTAGAGGCATATGTCTCTCAGGTGCATGAACTGAAGCAGCGTTTGCaagaagaaagcaatgaaaatacaCAAAAAGTAACCTCTGTAACACAACAATATGAATGTCAACTGAAGGATATACAAAGAGAGGCTGAAGAGACAAAGAGAAGTCTAACTGACAAGGAAAACGAAATTGAACATATGAAGAAGTTACAGAACAAGCAAGTCGAAGAGCTTAAACAGCAGCTGTTAGCCGGAGAGGAGAGAATTAGTGCTTTACAAGGAGAATATGAAAGTAAACTAAAACGTCAGGAgaacaaaatggagaaaattaaacagaaatcaaAAGATATGCAGGAAGCTTTCAAAAAGAAACTTGCTGAGCAGGAAGCTAAACTCAAAAAAGAGCTTGAAAACAAGCAGTTGGAGTTTAGTCAGAAAGAGAGCGAATTCAATGCTAAAATGTTGGAAATGGCACATGCCAGCTCAGCTGGAATCAATGATGCCGTGTCAAAACTGGAATCTAATCAGAAAGAGCAACTAGAGAGTCTTGCAGAGGCTCATAGGAGGCAGTTGGAAGAAATTACCCAGAGTTGGGAGAAGAAACTCAATCAGCAGGTTGAAGAACTTCAGGAAAAACATGAAATGGAACTGCAAGAGAAAGAGCAGGAGGTTGGAGACCTGAAACAGAAACTTGCCACCTTCAGTGCTGAGAAGGAGGACTCCAGAACAGAAATAACCCGACTGAAGGAAGAACAGGTGAAAAGGGAGGAGTCCCTGAAAGAACTGCAAGAGCAACTAAAGCAGTCAGTAGCTAAGGTGAATGCTTTGTCTGATACGGAAAGTGACCTGAAAACACAGTTGAAAAAATTGGAAAGTGATCTTAATCAGTCCCTGAAAGAGCAGTCAGAACTTCAGGAACAGGTCAGTAAACAGAAAGCAGTTGAAGAAAACGACAAAGCCAAAATTACTGAGCTGGCTGATATGCTGAAAACACTTGAGGAGAAACTCCAAACTGTGCAGTCTTCTCAGAATAAAGATCAtgaaaattataagaaaaaaatagaggcaaTTCAGCTAAAAGAAATTGAGTTTAAGAAGCGGTCAGAAGAACTTGAAGCCCAGTTAGATGCTTATTGGAAGAATGCTGAAGCTTTAttgcaaacaaaaaacaatgaattaattgaaaaatgtaatgaaaaaattgCCATAGTAACATGCAAAATTGCGGATTGCGAGCGCCGAACTGCAAAAGTTAAAGAAGCAGTAATAATTAAAGTGAGTAAGATTCCTGAACTAGAAGCTCAACTTAGAGAAATAACTGAGCATCATTCTGCTGCAAGTACTTCTTTGCAAAAGTCAATGCAACAGCTGCAAGAGAAGGACGATTTAATTATGTCCATGAGAGCTGACATTGAAGGACTTGTAACAGAAAAGGAACAATTGCAAAAAGAAGGAGGGCATCAGCAGCaagcagcatcagaaaaagaaacttgCATAACACAGCTGAGGAAAGAGTTATCTGAAAATATCAATGCTGTCACCTCGATGAAGGAGGAACTCCAGGAAAAAGAATCTGAGATCTCTGCTCTTAACAAAACAATTGATGACCTTAATGTTAGACTTGAAAGCACAATAAGTTTAACGGAGAAGGAAGCAGCCATGTCTCTGTTAAGCAAGCAACATCAAGAGGATCGGTTGCAGTTGTTAAACCAAGTACAGGAGTTGTCATCCAGAGTTGAGGTGCTGAGTCAAGAAAAAGCATCAGCTCTTGAGCAGGTAGATCATTGCACGGCCAAGCTGTCAGAGTGGAAGACGAAAGCACAAACCAGGTTTACACAAAATCATGATACTATTAAAGATTTGCAGAGCAAACTTGAATTAAGCAATACTGAAGCcaataaaaaagatgaagagcTAAATAAACTGAAAGAGCAGCTGGCTAAACAAAGCAAGAATCTGGATAGTTTAAGAAGTGAAttggaacaaaagcaaaacaggagggaaaagcaagAAAGTGAGTTAAGTGCAAAGTTAAAAAACCAAGCAGCAAGAATTGCCGAACTAGAAGAACACGTTGctcagaaaacttcagaaaatgatTCCTTGATGGAGGAacttaaaaaatataatgaacAAAAAGACACAGAGCAGAAAGAGATAGCTTGGCAACTCCAGCAGGCAGAGAAGGTGGCTTTTGAAAAGGACAATAGATTTAAGGAGGCTGAAGAAAAAGCGCTCAATCTTGAGAGGCAAATAGATTCACTGAAAGCTGAATTtgaagcaaaggagaaagaatttGATCAAATGAAATCAGCAATgcttaaaagcaaagagaaagaactgaaagaattAGAAGAGAGActaaatgcagaaaacagcactAAGCTGGCAGATCTGAAAAAGAAGGCAGAGCAAAAAATCGGTTCTATTAAAAAGCAATTGATGTctcagatggaagaaaaggaacaggaatATAAGCAAGATAGAGAAAATCAGTTAAGAGACTTGGAACAAAAATTACAGGAGAGAGAGGCCAAGATCGAGTccttagaagaaaaaattaagtcAACAAGAGATTCCACAGAATTagagaaagaaatgctgcaaaaagTAGAGAGTGTAAAAGCTGCtgtagaacaagaaaaaaataaaatgcttgagaGTGTCCAACAgacatatgaaaagaaaatacacgTGTTACAGAAGGGcttaacagaaaaagatgaatTGTTGCACAAGTATGAAAAGGAACAACAAGAGAGTAATGACACTCATCTAGAactgcaaaacaaacaggaagaactCCTTAAAAAATTAGAATGTGTTGAGAAGAGCCATCAGGAGGAGCAGAGTAGGACTGAAAGCCTCAGGAAAGAACTTGAGGAGCAAACCAAAAAATACTCGCTGTTAGCGGATGAGCATGCTCGTTGTGGTGATGATTTAGCAAGCAGTAGAGAAGAGTTAAAAGCTAAAGAACGAAAACATCTTGATATGGAGAACGTAATTGGAGATTTCCAGAAAAAATTGCAGGAGAAGGAGGCAGTCAGTCAGTCTTTAGAACAGAAGATAAAAGAGTTGGAAAATAAtctgctgaaggaaaaggaagcGCATAAGACTGAAATGGAAGATAGGAGTTTGAGATACgaagaaaagctaaaaagtttACAGCAACAGTTGGATGAAAAAAATGACAGTCTGAAAGCTTTTgaggaaaatgctgaagaaaaggcTAAATCTGGTTCGGAGCTGCAGAATTTACTAGGTGATATGCAGAACCAGCAGAAGGACTTGCAGGCTAAACTGGAAGAGACTGAAAGGGAGAAACAGAAACTACGCAAAGAAGTGAGTAATCTTCAAAAAGACTTACGTACTCTGCGAAAGGAACATCAGCAGGAGCTTGACATAGTAAAGAAGGAGTCCTTAGAAGAAATGGAGCAGAAAATCAG ATGTGAACAAGAAGACCTTGAGTTGAAGCACAGCTCCGCCTTAAAGCAGTTAATGAGAGAGTTCAATACTCAGCTGGCTCAAAAAGAAAGCGAATtggaagcagcagtaaaagaGGCGATCA GTAAAGCCCAGGAGGTCGAAACTGAATTGATCGAAAATCATCACATAGAGACAACACAGTTGcataaaaaaattgctgaaaaagaTGATGATCTAAAAAGGACTgtgaagaaatatgaagaaatcCTTGAG